In Oscarella lobularis chromosome 18, ooOscLobu1.1, whole genome shotgun sequence, the following proteins share a genomic window:
- the LOC136197986 gene encoding uncharacterized protein — MKILLTLFFWILLSCVSSEIYNTFSGISATHDSFPSSSTFATTDIEMKDHFGYYREFVWYQDLYSSTSWLYSDHTASWDSYQLNFPHLRVNPDRALHATFLSLCLRQAVLIETFTDSVAFHHFASATKTWNSSKLLGSFQGSFSVVRSNTTNCKCHETILFLSKDAETFYEFICHQNRTYSNKKIADYKLSQNLSLDYQAASFRRTFTAFIRNTSLLQYHYFSNQFSKLKVPNTCHPSNAQHVPTYDRITKSKIIFLFEFENFLQTRKCAFALNLKTQLFRRVKVLLPNNSKSPKDCLEEGTKCQIISNGEESQFFIVQTVANRTYVVYVIRQTGADTWQITNSSTQAKQFSENMKPIPCSGPHVTLNFEIPLNRISILDSKQLTWHRRLLSNSKYRFPSFYKPISAVHSSAKNSCFILTETSLDQYNYYSGDWSTYSLRELRDNTVGSSSYDYHMTKSNSHNFIVFGGFNDASAKFVSSLKKCSDVLSPTALKCRQIDHTTPVPRASASISVYSDVLFVYGGLTHIATDTIRNELVYRKKVTILFDFWVYNFTSNVWTEQKCDVKLAHHFVAKTGDSFAIYGLCNKFNELTDVFNSNYSRHAASGYTMIDAPFCLYVYFIKQRVWSKVGTMVQDFVVTTPKGPASISHSLFSVGYTRLAFTSYRSKKGKETLSSVSITPGCKVGYSSSNALRIPCTPCKKGTFSSVEGSQKCTSCPEGTTTSGTGAASKRDCAVCNDDGHCSNGDCFVIFNSTEMIRECMCHSGFSGSKCRHNVTLTASLASTFCCVLVGLIMAAVSCLKNSSKKKRLLLEQTSKEKELLNKAWNVCLKEVVLKEVIGNGGFGDVHRAIYRESMLVAVKKLSTIHLGLDEIERDFLREIEFLKTVRHPNIVLFLGAGKMPIDGCPFLLLEFVARGSLGKILRDDIEPMNYMRKLQCVYQAAKALNYLHRELDPPSTHRDVKADNLLVSQSWVIKLADFGFARLVQKEGVGQKFRNNKEMRRSEGWFKNSNLMGQEMKMMSKGIGTTLWNSPEVLTCKSCGTASDIYSLGIVMVEVWTRKIPYQSEMEKRVSRSLLVSKIIKGLRPSVDQFCPDDYSSVVNWCLNENEDDRPKAKEVVDKLESMIAKLDGFETDHSRMF; from the exons atgaaaattcttttgacgCTGTTCTTCTGGATCTTACTCTCTTGCGTCAGTTCAGAGATTTATAACACGTTTTCAGGAATATCAGCGACTCACGATAGCTTTCCCTCAAGTTCTACATTTGCAACGACAGACATTGAAATGAAGGATCATTTTGGTTATTATAGAGAGTTCGTGTGGTATCAAGATCTCTATTCAAGTACCTCTTGGCTTTACTCTGATCACACGGCTTCGTGGGACAGTTATCAATTGAACTTTCCTCATCTAAGAGTCAATCCTGATCGAGCCCTGCATGCCACGTTTTTGAGTCTCTGCTTACGCCAGGCTGTTTTAATTGAAACATTTACTGATTCCGTTGCTTTTCATCACTTTGCTTCCGCTACCAAGACGTGGAACTCTTCTAAACTGCTTGGTTCGTTCCAAGGCTCTTTTTCAGTCGTTCGATCAAACACGACAAACTGTAAATGCCACGAAACGATTCTCTTTCTGAGTAAAGATGCAGAGACATTTTACGAATTCATTTGTCATCAAAATAGAACTTActctaacaaaaaaatagcaGACTACAAGCTTTCTCAAAATTTGTCTTTGGACTATCAAGCAGCGTCTTTTCGCAGAACTTTTACAGCTTTCATAAGGAATACTAGCCTACTCCAATATCATTACTTTTCTAatcaattttcaaaattaaaagtTCCTAATACTTGCCATCCTTCAAATGCCCAGCACGTGCCAACCTACGACAGAATAACAAAGAGCAAAATCATTTTTctatttgaatttgaaaattttcttcagaCTCGGAAGTGTGCTTTTGCCCTCAATCTCAAAACACAGCTATTTCGACGAGTAAAAGTGCTTCTTCCTAATAATTCAAAAAGTCCAAAAGACTGCTTAGAAGAGGGAACTAAATGTCAGATTATTTCGAACGGCGAAGAAAGTCAGTTTTTCATTGTTCAAACAGTAGCGAATCGTACCTACGTTGTTTACGTCATTCGACAAACTGGCGCTGACACTTGGCAGATTACAAATAGTTCCACTCAAGCAAAGCAGTTCAGTGAAAACATGAAACCAATTCCTTGCAGTGGTCCGCACGTCACGTTAAATTTTGAAATACCACTCAATAGAATTTCTATTTTGGACAGCAAGCAGCTCACGTGGCATCGAAGGCTCCTAAGCAATTCGAAATACCGTTTCCCATCGTTTTATAAGCCAATCAGCGCTGTTCACAGCTCAGCGAAAAACTCCTGTTTTATTCTGACTGAAACGTCACTTGATCAGTACAACTACTACTCCGGCGACTGGTCAACGTATAGTTTAAGAGAACTGCGAGACAACACGGTGGGATCTTCTTCGTACGACTATCACATGACCAAATCGAATTCACATAATTTTATTGTGTTCGGAGGCTTCAATGACGCCTCTGCAAAGTTTGTGTCTTCGCTGAAGAAATGTAGCGACGTTCTAAGTCCAACGGCGTTGAAATGTCGACAAATAGATCATACCACGCCAGTACCCAGAGCAAGTGCGTCAATATCTGTTTATAgtgacgttcttttcgtctATGGGGGTCTAACGCACATTGCTACCGACACCATTCGTAACGAACTCGTTTATCGGAAGAAAGTGACAATTTTGTTCGATTTCTGGGTTTACAACTTCACAAGCAACGTATGGACAGAACAGAAGTGCGATGTGAAGTTGGCGCATCATTTTGTCGCCAAAACAGGCGACTCGTTTGCAATTTATGGATTGTGCAACAAATTTAACGAACTTACAGACGTTTTCAATTCTAACTATTCTCGCCATGCTGCAAGTGGATATACAATGATTGACGCACCTTTCTGTTTATACGTGTACTTCATCAAACAACGCGTTTGGAGCAAAGTAGGAACAATGGTCCAAGATTTCGTCGTAACGACACCGAAAGGACCAGCATCAATTTCCCACTCACTCTTTTCTGTGGGCTATACTCGTTTAGCATTTACGTCTTACCGTTCaaagaaagggaaagaaaCGCTTTCGTCGGTTTCTATCACGCCTGGCTGCAAGGTCGGGTATTCGTCATCGAACGCTCTTAGAATTCCATGTACGCCATGCAAAAAGGGAACCTTTTCTAGCGTAGAAGGCAGCCAGAAATGCACGTCTTGTCCTGAAGGAACGACTACAAGTGGTACTGGGGCAGCTAGTAAGCGAGACTGTGCTGTTTGCAATGACGATGGTCACTGTTCCAACGGAGACTGTTTCGTCATATTCAATTCAACTGAAATGATCCGAGAATGCATGTGTCATAGCGGTTTCTCGGGATCAAAATGCCGTCATAATGTCACTTTGACAGCAAGTCTGGCTTCGACGTTTTGCTGCGTTCTAGTCGGTTTGATCATGGCGGCGGTTTCTTGCCTCAAAAATTCGAGTAAAAAGAAGCGTCTGCTATTGGAGCAGActagcaaagaaaaagagctcTTGAACAAAGCTTGGAATGTTTGCCTAAAAGAGGTCGTCCTCAAAGAAGTGATAGGCAACGGAGGATTCGGAGACGTACATCGTGCCATATACAGAGAATCGATGCTCGTTGCGGTCAAAAAACTATCGACTATTCACTTGGGTCTCGACGAAATAGAACGAGATTTTCTCAGAGAAATCGAATTTCTCAAAACGGTCAGACATCCGAATATCGTCCTCTTTCTGGGAGCCGGAAAAATGCCCATAGACGGTTGcccttttcttctgctcgaATTCGTCGCTCGCGGATCGCTAGGGAAAATTCTTCGCGACGACATCGAGCCTATGAACTACATGAGAAAGCTACAGTGCGTCTATCAAGCTGCAAAAGCTCTCAATTATCTCCATCGAGAGTTAGACCCGCCCAGCACTCATCGAGACGTGAAGGCTGACAATCTGCTAGTGTCGCAGAGTTGGGTCATAAAATTGGCCGATTTTGGTTTCGCTAGATTGGTACAGAAGGAAGGCGTCGGACAGAAGTTTAGGAACAACAAAGAAATGAGGAGGTCGGAAGGATGGTTCAAAAACAGCAATCTGATGGGACAAGAAATGAAGATGATGAGCAAAGGGATAGGCACGACACTGTGGAATTCTCCAGAAGTATTGACTTGCAAAAGTTGCGGAACGGCATCTGACATTTATAG TCTGGGCATAGTGATGGTTGAAGTGTGGACACGAAAAATTCCCTATCAGAGCGAGATGGAGAAGAGGGTATCTCGTAGCCTCTTGGTCAGTAAAATTATCAAGGGACTAAGGCCGAGCGTTGATCAGTTCTGTCCTGACGACTACTCGAGTGTCGTGAATTGGTGCTtgaatgaaaatgaagatGATCGTCCGAAGGCGAAGGAAGTTGTTGACAAATTGGAATCCATGATAGCTAAACTTGATGGATTTGAGACGGATCATTCACGTATGTTCTAG
- the LOC136197989 gene encoding iduronate 2-sulfatase-like, whose amino-acid sequence MEFSVRFVSIYLLTLVSFGDAKFNVLMIAVDDLRPELHSYGIKGILTPNINKLASTSLQFDRAYCQQAICNPTRTSLLTSRRPDSTKVWDLAGYWRHLGGNFTSLPEYFKSNGYRTAGMGKVYHDNQIREDVPYSWTEPYFHAPAQRRYGCCGNRTSSWWAVDNSVELPDEQIAQHAVETLQMLKNAQNSKNETKPFFVAVGFRKPHLPFFAPQKFYDLYPEGSVPLVPNRYRPKNMPEVAWNPLEGLRFWNDFNSLNVSYPDGLCPDEEQLKLRRAYYACVSYMDAQVGKVLSELESLGLENDTIVIFWGDHGWQLGEHGEWGKYTNWEMGTHVPLFFRVPGMKTAGQRTSAFVEYVDIFPSLADAAGLPVPPQCQPNMQEATCTEGVSFLPLTENSTRKWKTAAFSQYPRPSVRGTLAERRYCGASCNPSYCDTMGYTMRTYQYRYTEWIPFNATTGSVHWDHPRAVELYDHQSDEGENDNIASSANKSLLSQLAQELRSGWRAHLPPF is encoded by the exons ATGGAGTTCTCCGTGCGTTTCGTTTCTATCTATCTTTTGACGCTCGTTTCGTTTGGCGATGCAAAGTTCAACGTTCTAATGATAGCTGTCGACGATCTGCGTCCCGAATTGCACAGCTACGGAATCAAAGGAATTTTGACTCCAA ACATCAACAAGCTGGCAAGCACAA GCTTGCAATTTGACCGGGCTTACTGTCAACAGGCTATCTGCAATCCTACACG AACAAGCTTGCTAACGTCTCGACGTCCTGATTCCACCAAGGTATGGGACCTCGCCGGATACTGGAGGCATTTGGGTGGAAATTTTACGTCGCTTCCGGAATATTTTAAATCAAACGGATACCGAACAGCTGGAATGGGCAAA GTTTATCATGATAACCAGATTCGTGAAGATGTTCCTTATTCGTGGACTGAGCCATACTTTCACGCTCCAGCACAAA GAAGGTACGGTTGCTGCGGAAATCGTACTAGCAGTTGGTGGGCAGTAGACAACAGCGTTGAACTTCCAGATGAACAA ATTGCCCAACACGCAGTCGAGACGTTGCAGATGCTGAAGAACgctcaaaattcaaaaaatgaaacaaaacCCTTCTTTGTTGCAGTTGGCtt TCGTAAACCCCACTTGCCCTTTTTTGCTCCTCAGAAGTTCTACGACTTGTATCCTGAAGGATCCGTGCCGCTTGTGCCTAATAGATATCGACCCAAG AACATGCCCGAAGTTGCGTGGAATCCCTTGGAAGGACTTCGATTTTGGAACGATTTCAACTCGTTGAACGTTTCCTATCCCGACGGACTTTGTCCCGACGAGGAGCAGCTTAAATTGAGAAGAGCATATTACGCTTGCGTGTCGTACATGGACGCTCAG GTTGGAAAAGTTCTGTCTGAGTTGGAATCGCTTGGACTTGAAAACGACACCATTGTCATATTTTGGGGAGATCACG GATGGCAGCTGGGAGAGCACGGAGAGTGGG GGAAATATACCAATTGGGAGATGGGGACCCACGTGCCCTTGTTCTTCCGCGTACCCGGCATGAAAACGGCGGGTCAGCGAACGAGTGCATTCGTAGAATACGTCGATATTTTCCCTTCTCTCGCTGATGCCGCTG gccTACCTGTACCACCTCAGTGTCAACCTAATATGCAAGAAGCAACGTGTACAGAAGGTGTTAGCTTTCTACCACTGACAGAAAATTCGACAAGAAAATGGAAAACTGCTG CTTTCAGCCAATATCCTAGACCAAGTGTAAGGGGAACGCTGGCTGAAAGGAGATACTGCGGGGCGAGTTGCAACCCGAGCTACTGTGACACAATGGGATACACAATGAGAACATATCAATATCGTTACACAGAA tgGATTCCATTCAATGCAACAACAGGATCTGTCCACTGGGATCACCCGCGCGCTGTCGAATTGTATGACCATCAATCGGATGAAGGAGAAAATGATAACATTGCG TCCTCAGcgaacaagtctctcctttCCCAGTTGGCGCAAGAATTGCGATCAGGATGGAGAGCTCATCTACCTCCTTTTTAA
- the LOC136198215 gene encoding zinc finger C2HC domain-containing protein 1A-like, translating to MDDDMEQTDYTDFQPCASCGRTFRPDVLERHARICTKVQQKRRVFDSSKQRAALVGGDAVGLPTKVKPPPPSTAAARKAKLNKVNSSAGGAVPSSSLAGGAVRSSSTSNSNSNSNSSNWRKKHEDFIAAIRAGREVTRALQSGAPLPPPPPPAENPDYVQCPFCTRRFNEEAAKRHMPFCKEQQARVRPTPKKNAKDVLDRRKQYKPPMLRNRSNSMTSQSPAAASGIRQPQQYSSQRETSANRPPTSRGVPRESSQRTLTSSHRLTGMHREQQQPKRVATPSGGSNGMRVALNYMRASIDDGRMSGGSSSGSDGTGRRFEPRPPAGGPRVGETRRRIPVRQATSNPVLGASGSGGDGGRWMSKFCYECGTQYPVPNAKYCCECGTKRI from the exons ATGGACG ATGACATGGAACAGACGGACTACACCGATTTTCAACCGTGCGCATCGTGTGGTCGCACCTTTCGTCCGGACGTGCTa GAAAGGCACGCGAGAATTTGCACCAAAGTACAGCAAAAGCGCCGAgtattcgattcgtcgaagcaGCGCGCCGCCCTCGTCGGCGGAGATGCCGTTGGCTTGCCGACGAAGGTTAaaccgccgcctccgtcCACCGCAGCCGCGCGCAAAGCCAAGCTAAAC AAGGTGAACTCTTCAGCTGGTGGCGCTGTCCCATCCTCCTCTTTGGCTGGCGGCGCTGTCCGATCCTCTTCgacttcgaattcgaattcaaattcgaATTCAAGCAACTGGAGAAAGAAACACGAAGACTTCATTGCCGCTATTCGCGCCGGTCGAGAAGTGACGCGCGCTCTCCAATCGGGCGctccgcttccgccgccgccgccgcccgccgAGAATCCCGACTACGTTCAGTGTCCCTTCTGCACGAGACGATTCAACGAGGAGGCGGCGAAACGGCACATGCCCTTCTGCAAAGAACAGCAGGCGAGAGTGAGACCGActccaaagaaaaacgcaaaGGACGTTCTGGATCGAAGAAAACAG TATAAACCACCCATgcttcgaaatcgatcgaattcaatgacgtcgcagtcgccggcggcggcgtcggggATCAGGCAACCGCAGCAGTATTCATCACAGAGAGAAACGTCGGCAAATCGTCCGCCAACGAGTCGAGGAGTCCCAAGGGAATCGTCTCAGCGCACCCTAACGTCGAGCCATCGTCTGACAGGTATGCACCGAGAACAGCAGCAGccgaaacgcgtcgcgacgccgtcCGGCGGAAGCAACGGCATGCGAGTGGCGCTGAATTACATGCgagcgtcgatcgacgacgggaGAATGAGTGGGGGCAGTTCGAGTGGGTCGGACGGGACGGGACGGCGATTCGAGCCGCGTCCGCCCGCCGGGGGTCCTCGCGTCGGCGAGACGCGACGTCGGATACCGGTTCGgcaagcgacgtcgaatccggTGCTGGGCGCGAGCGGGAGCGGCGGTGACGGGGGTCGGTGGATGTCGAAGTTTTGCTATGAGTGCGGGACGCAGTATCCCGTGCCCAATGCGAAATATTGTTGCGAGTGCGGTACGAAGaggatttga